In one Nocardioides sp. NBC_00368 genomic region, the following are encoded:
- a CDS encoding MlaE family ABC transporter permease — protein MAVNASALRELGEQLAFHARAYSHVPHAFHRYRKEVVRLLAEVAMGTGALALIGGTVLVIGFLTAASGIEVGLQAYTSFDNIGVSALSGFFSAYFNTREVAPIIAGIALTATVGAGFTAQIGAMRVSEEIDALEVMAVPPVPYLVTTRIMAGLIAVIPLYAIAVMMCWLATRLVVTVGYDEAPGTYQHYFDTFLIPGDLFLSMLKVTIMALVVVSVCCYHGFKAAGGPAGVGRAVGRAVRSALIAIMFVDLIFGIAIWGGPSVHIAG, from the coding sequence ATGGCGGTCAACGCATCAGCACTCCGCGAGCTCGGCGAGCAGCTCGCCTTCCATGCACGCGCCTACTCCCACGTCCCTCATGCCTTCCACCGCTACCGCAAGGAAGTCGTCCGGCTCCTGGCCGAGGTCGCGATGGGAACCGGGGCCTTGGCACTGATCGGCGGGACCGTTCTCGTGATCGGGTTTCTCACCGCGGCGTCGGGCATCGAGGTCGGCCTGCAGGCGTACACCTCCTTCGACAACATCGGCGTCTCCGCGCTGTCGGGATTCTTCTCGGCGTACTTCAACACCCGCGAGGTGGCTCCGATCATCGCCGGGATCGCGCTCACCGCGACCGTCGGCGCGGGCTTCACCGCCCAGATCGGCGCGATGCGGGTCTCAGAAGAGATCGATGCGCTCGAGGTGATGGCGGTGCCGCCGGTGCCCTACCTGGTCACCACCCGGATCATGGCCGGGCTCATCGCGGTCATCCCGCTGTACGCCATCGCGGTGATGATGTGCTGGCTGGCGACCCGGCTCGTGGTGACCGTCGGCTACGACGAGGCACCGGGTACCTACCAGCACTACTTCGACACCTTCCTGATCCCCGGCGACCTGTTCCTGTCCATGTTGAAGGTCACGATCATGGCGCTGGTCGTGGTCTCGGTGTGCTGCTACCACGGATTCAAGGCCGCGGGCGGACCCGCCGGCGTCGGCCGTGCCGTCGGCCGCGCCGTGCGGTCGGCCCTCATCGCCATCATGTTCGTCGACCTGATCTTCGGCATCGCCATCTGGG
- a CDS encoding MlaE family ABC transporter permease codes for MTATQTDRMEPSGPRGMTPERQRIAAEALQSNALFKALASFGDFYAFVVSVFRKGFTHSFQFREFVSQAWFITTVSFWPALLVAIPFCVVIIFQVNQLLIEIGAVDLAGAGAAVAVVREIGPIVSVLVVAGAGATAICADLGSRKIREEIDAMTTLGIDPIHRLVVPRVAASTLVGIALNGLVTVVGLVGGYFFSVVLQGATPGLYLNDLTLLVGLSDFIAAEAKAAIFGLLAGLTACYLGLNAKGGPKGVGEAVNQTVVFAFMLLFAANSVISTLFLQFKLGA; via the coding sequence ATGACGGCCACCCAGACAGACCGGATGGAGCCGTCCGGTCCCCGCGGCATGACGCCCGAGCGTCAGCGGATCGCCGCCGAGGCGCTCCAGTCGAACGCCCTCTTCAAGGCTCTGGCGTCCTTCGGCGACTTCTACGCTTTCGTCGTCTCGGTCTTCCGCAAGGGGTTCACGCACAGCTTCCAGTTCCGCGAGTTCGTCTCCCAGGCCTGGTTCATCACGACCGTCTCGTTCTGGCCCGCGCTCCTGGTCGCGATCCCGTTCTGCGTCGTCATCATCTTCCAGGTCAACCAGCTCCTGATCGAGATCGGCGCGGTCGACCTCGCCGGGGCCGGGGCCGCCGTCGCCGTCGTCCGTGAGATCGGTCCGATCGTCAGCGTCCTGGTCGTCGCCGGTGCCGGGGCGACCGCGATCTGCGCGGACCTGGGCTCCCGCAAGATCCGCGAGGAGATCGACGCGATGACCACGCTCGGGATCGACCCGATCCACCGGCTCGTCGTGCCGCGCGTGGCCGCCTCGACCCTGGTGGGCATCGCCCTCAACGGACTGGTGACCGTCGTCGGCCTGGTCGGCGGCTACTTCTTCTCGGTGGTGCTGCAGGGCGCGACCCCAGGGCTCTACCTCAACGACCTCACCCTTCTCGTGGGCTTGTCAGACTTCATCGCAGCTGAGGCGAAAGCCGCGATCTTCGGACTGCTGGCCGGGTTGACTGCCTGCTACCTGGGCCTCAACGCCAAGGGCGGCCCCAAGGGCGTCGGGGAAGCGGTGAACCAGACAGTCGTGTTCGCGTTCATGCTTCTGTTCGCCGCCAACAGCGTGATCAGCACCCTGTTCCTCCAGTTCAAGTTGGGAGCCTGA